The following coding sequences are from one Streptomyces angustmyceticus window:
- a CDS encoding MFS transporter, whose protein sequence is MMPRVDPMNGTPDRPRTRWGVFARHDFRLLWVGETVSGLGNSITAVALPLIAVEVLDANSTAVGLIAAAVWLPWLLVGLPVGAWVDRIRKRPLMIVCDLVSAAALVSIPLAARLDVLSLPHMVGVALICGTAAVCFNTAYHSYIRTVLDGRDLLEGNAKLQGSEAATRVAGPGAAGLLAQAFGALTALVADAVTFLVSAASLMRIRVVEPDHAPDEERASLRQQIVEGLRFLGRDRYLRPMVTWGAVINMALMGYQAVQVVFLVRVVGLHPAMVGLLLAGGSTGGIVGALVVTRVSRRFGTARGLLVLQVATSPFALLLPMTTAGPGLLLFALGALLVGIGISVANIVVGSFRQTYCPPYMLGRVVATAMMINHSTIPLGSLLGGVLGDTVGYRSAMWIMTSVVASCWLILAMSPMRRERDLPEYAGPPAPAVPRSRGRQEIPDGGW, encoded by the coding sequence ATGATGCCGCGGGTGGACCCGATGAATGGCACACCGGACCGTCCCCGCACACGCTGGGGAGTTTTCGCCCGACACGATTTCCGCCTGCTCTGGGTGGGCGAGACCGTGAGCGGGTTGGGCAACAGCATCACCGCGGTGGCCTTGCCGCTGATCGCGGTCGAGGTGCTGGACGCCAACTCCACCGCCGTCGGCCTGATCGCCGCGGCGGTGTGGCTGCCCTGGCTGCTGGTCGGTCTGCCGGTGGGCGCGTGGGTGGACCGCATACGCAAACGGCCACTGATGATCGTGTGTGATCTGGTGTCCGCCGCGGCGCTGGTGAGCATTCCACTGGCGGCGCGGCTCGACGTGCTCTCCTTGCCGCACATGGTCGGCGTCGCGTTGATCTGTGGCACCGCGGCGGTGTGCTTCAACACCGCCTACCACTCGTACATCCGGACCGTGCTCGACGGCCGCGACCTCCTGGAAGGCAACGCCAAGCTGCAGGGCAGCGAGGCCGCCACTCGGGTCGCCGGTCCGGGGGCGGCGGGGCTGCTCGCCCAGGCGTTCGGCGCGCTCACCGCACTCGTGGCCGACGCGGTGACCTTCCTGGTTTCCGCCGCCTCCCTGATGCGGATCAGGGTGGTCGAGCCGGACCACGCTCCCGACGAGGAACGCGCCTCCCTTCGACAGCAGATCGTCGAAGGGCTCCGCTTCCTGGGCCGGGACCGGTACCTGCGGCCGATGGTCACCTGGGGCGCCGTGATCAACATGGCGCTGATGGGCTATCAAGCGGTCCAAGTCGTCTTCCTGGTCCGCGTCGTCGGGCTGCATCCGGCCATGGTCGGGTTGCTGTTGGCCGGCGGCAGCACCGGCGGCATCGTGGGTGCGCTGGTCGTCACCAGGGTCAGCCGCCGGTTCGGCACGGCACGCGGGTTGCTTGTCCTGCAGGTCGCCACTTCTCCGTTCGCGTTGCTCCTGCCGATGACCACGGCGGGACCGGGGCTCCTGCTGTTCGCGCTGGGAGCCTTGCTCGTCGGGATCGGCATCTCCGTCGCCAACATCGTGGTCGGCAGCTTCCGGCAGACCTACTGCCCGCCGTACATGCTCGGCCGCGTCGTGGCGACGGCCATGATGATCAACCACAGCACCATCCCACTGGGTTCCCTGCTCGGCGGCGTGCTCGGTGACACCGTCGGGTACCGGTCTGCGATGTGGATCATGACGAGCGTGGTCGCGTCCTGCTGGCTCATCCTCGCCATGAGCCCGATGCGTCGCGAGCGCGACCTGCCGGAGTACGCCGGTCCGCCTGCTCCGGCCGTCCCCAGGAGCCGTGGACGACAAGAAATCCCTGACGGGGGCTGGTGA
- a CDS encoding nuclear transport factor 2 family protein produces MTRTGIETALNDLLFNRDLTLQEAADRHFAPEYRQRTDGEWADRAEFLDHIGHLRTVVRDGRVEVHDELYDGSRYADRHTCHITKTDGSTVSMEVYVFADLAPDGRFQRIEETTLMLRGSDADRNLGSAR; encoded by the coding sequence ATGACTCGCACCGGCATCGAGACCGCCCTGAACGACCTGCTCTTCAACCGCGACCTCACCCTGCAGGAGGCCGCCGACCGCCACTTCGCCCCGGAGTACCGCCAGCGCACGGACGGCGAATGGGCCGACCGCGCCGAGTTCCTCGACCACATCGGCCACCTGCGCACCGTGGTCCGCGACGGCCGCGTCGAGGTGCACGACGAGCTGTACGACGGCAGCAGGTACGCCGACCGGCACACCTGCCACATCACGAAGACGGACGGCTCGACCGTGAGCATGGAGGTCTACGTCTTCGCCGATCTCGCGCCCGACGGCCGGTTCCAGCGCATCGAGGAGACCACGCTGATGCTCCGGGGCTCCGACGCCGACCGGAACCTCGGCAGCGCCCGCTAG
- a CDS encoding SH3 domain-containing protein: MKRRMMRNGVVAVVAALAMVPAVASADSCPHPAHGRHFGHQDTATARTTHAYGRVMTPNNARLNVRSGPGTGYRVVGTVRAGRVRALACKTYGSPVGGNERWYRLSHHRGYVSAHYVQPFRSVPWCRVLGG, translated from the coding sequence ATGAAGCGACGCATGATGCGCAACGGCGTGGTCGCCGTGGTTGCCGCCCTCGCCATGGTCCCGGCGGTGGCGTCCGCCGACTCCTGCCCGCACCCCGCCCACGGCCGGCACTTCGGGCACCAGGACACGGCGACGGCGAGGACCACTCATGCGTACGGCCGCGTGATGACCCCGAACAACGCCCGCCTGAACGTCCGTTCGGGCCCGGGCACCGGCTACCGCGTGGTCGGCACCGTACGCGCCGGCCGGGTGCGGGCCCTCGCGTGCAAGACGTACGGCAGCCCCGTGGGCGGCAACGAGCGCTGGTACCGGCTCTCGCACCACCGGGGCTATGTCTCCGCGCACTACGTCCAGCCCTTCCGGTCCGTCCCGTGGTGCCGCGTCCTCGGCGGCTGA
- a CDS encoding helix-turn-helix domain-containing protein yields the protein MSHWRPLPGTLDTHAQRLTEELRVLKERTGLSLDGLARKTPYSKSAWHRYLNGEKLPPRSAVVALGQVAGADQERLLAAYEAAYRARTAPAPVSAAATAPPTPPAPPAPVPAERTGPVRRILRCAGVLRTAGALVALTALVATMGAAASIVQLPARAERTDEHASAACHGHRCQGRYPWRFGCNRDARAESTHVGTTYTVRLRFSPSCGTVWSEVQPRSGGAQKVSIWVGRDARLTSHPRGREGLAVSPMLATSDLGQAVACAKVTDRVACTGAVELTAPVHHTDGDGFPGPAFVERVMR from the coding sequence GTGTCCCACTGGCGGCCGCTGCCCGGCACACTCGATACCCACGCGCAACGCCTGACGGAGGAGTTGCGCGTACTCAAGGAACGGACCGGGCTCAGCCTCGACGGGCTGGCCAGGAAAACCCCGTACAGCAAGTCCGCCTGGCACCGCTACCTCAACGGCGAGAAACTGCCGCCGCGCAGCGCGGTGGTGGCTCTCGGCCAGGTGGCGGGCGCGGATCAGGAACGGCTGCTCGCGGCGTACGAGGCCGCGTACCGGGCCCGGACCGCGCCCGCCCCCGTTTCCGCGGCGGCCACCGCACCCCCAACTCCCCCGGCTCCCCCGGCCCCTGTCCCGGCGGAGCGGACCGGACCCGTCCGGAGGATCCTGCGCTGCGCCGGGGTGCTGCGGACCGCCGGTGCGCTGGTGGCGCTGACGGCGCTGGTGGCGACCATGGGGGCGGCGGCCTCGATCGTGCAGCTTCCCGCGCGGGCCGAGCGGACGGACGAACACGCCTCCGCCGCATGCCACGGCCATCGCTGCCAGGGGCGGTATCCGTGGCGGTTCGGCTGCAATCGCGACGCGCGCGCGGAGAGCACCCATGTCGGCACCACCTACACCGTGCGGCTCCGCTTCAGTCCGTCGTGCGGCACCGTCTGGTCGGAGGTGCAGCCACGCTCCGGCGGCGCGCAGAAAGTGTCGATCTGGGTCGGCCGGGACGCGCGGCTCACCTCCCACCCCCGCGGCCGTGAGGGGCTGGCCGTCAGCCCCATGCTGGCCACGTCGGACCTGGGGCAGGCGGTGGCGTGCGCGAAGGTGACGGACCGGGTGGCCTGCACGGGCGCCGTCGAGCTCACCGCCCCGGTCCACCACACGGACGGTGACGGCTTCCCGGGGCCCGCGTTCGTCGAGCGGGTGATGCGGTGA
- a CDS encoding MFS transporter, translated as MRVQLGRGFARLWSAYAVSTYGTWLAFGAFPLIAVHVLHAPAVAVSLLEAAGPAVAAVVAFSLGPWVEHRAKRPVMIAMDLIRFVAMASVPVAYVLGRLSYGQLLVVSVVSGTASIAFSAASGAYLKHLVRGEHLLVANGRFEGTSWVATAAGPPLGGALVGLLGPVVTITADAVSYLLSALGVLRIRGGDVAAPRDRATGSRGAGLLTGWRIILGDRALRRLFLNSILVSGLIMATVPLLAVLLLGQYHFPAWQYGLAFGLPALGGFAGARLSARLVTRYGRHRVMTVSGWLRSFFPLGLACVRPGIPGLLTVIVVEALLITSMGVFNPVYATERLRRAPAGHTAHVLSTWSASSKLLQAALMVVWGLLATLTSPRTAITLSGVLLLTTPLLLPKRTHLATREPTAPAEDVRFA; from the coding sequence ATGCGCGTGCAGTTGGGGCGTGGTTTCGCTCGGCTGTGGTCGGCCTACGCCGTCAGCACCTACGGCACGTGGCTCGCCTTCGGCGCGTTCCCGCTGATCGCGGTGCACGTGCTGCACGCGCCGGCCGTCGCCGTATCGCTCCTGGAGGCGGCCGGGCCCGCCGTCGCGGCCGTGGTCGCCTTCTCGCTCGGGCCGTGGGTCGAGCACCGGGCCAAGCGTCCGGTGATGATCGCGATGGACCTGATCCGGTTCGTCGCGATGGCGAGCGTCCCGGTCGCGTACGTCCTCGGCCGGCTGTCCTACGGACAACTGCTGGTGGTGTCGGTCGTTTCCGGGACCGCGAGCATCGCCTTCAGCGCCGCGTCCGGCGCGTATCTGAAGCATCTCGTCCGCGGCGAACACCTCCTGGTGGCGAACGGAAGGTTCGAGGGCACGAGCTGGGTGGCGACCGCGGCGGGCCCGCCCCTCGGCGGTGCCCTCGTAGGGCTGCTCGGCCCGGTCGTGACGATCACGGCCGACGCCGTCAGCTACCTGCTGTCCGCGCTCGGGGTCCTCCGCATCCGCGGTGGCGATGTCGCGGCACCCCGCGACCGGGCCACCGGGTCGCGCGGCGCCGGCCTTCTCACCGGCTGGCGGATCATCCTCGGCGACCGCGCGCTCCGGCGCCTGTTCCTCAACTCGATCCTGGTCAGCGGCCTCATCATGGCCACCGTCCCGCTCCTGGCCGTCCTCCTGCTGGGCCAGTACCACTTCCCTGCCTGGCAGTACGGTCTCGCCTTCGGCCTCCCGGCCCTCGGCGGCTTCGCGGGCGCCCGCCTTTCGGCACGCCTGGTGACCCGCTACGGCCGGCACCGGGTCATGACCGTCTCCGGCTGGCTGCGCTCGTTCTTCCCCCTCGGTCTCGCGTGCGTCCGCCCCGGCATCCCCGGACTCCTCACCGTGATCGTCGTCGAGGCCCTGCTGATCACCTCGATGGGCGTCTTCAACCCCGTCTACGCGACCGAGCGCCTGCGACGGGCTCCCGCGGGCCACACCGCCCACGTCCTGAGCACATGGAGCGCCAGCAGCAAACTCCTCCAAGCCGCCCTGATGGTGGTCTGGGGCCTTCTCGCCACCCTCACCAGCCCCCGCACCGCGATCACCCTCTCCGGCGTACTCCTCCTCACCACCCCTCTCCTGCTCCCCAAACGGACACACCTCGCCACCCGCGAACCCACCGCCCCGGCCGAAGACGTCCGATTCGCCTGA
- a CDS encoding DUF2127 domain-containing protein, whose product MAEERDLLPPPGAGGRRRRPRYELLGCGLHGHHLVGTDAARVRPEDALLVRASADGLRWHRCLRCDAWLPLRPPRHPARGVPPGRAEIALPLRGKPLRDRYVLRLIALDRLLHFLVLGVLAVGVLVFADERARLRAPFYRVMDDLQTGIGGPGGSGHGLLGELSRAFAVRSATLWWIGVILACYALLEGVEAVGLWFTKRWAEYLTFVATTLLLVPEVYGLTASVSPLKLLTLAINIAVVAYLLVAKRLFGLRGGGRAEAAARARDVGWEALERVLPGPAAPGTTREPS is encoded by the coding sequence ATGGCCGAGGAACGGGACCTGCTGCCGCCTCCCGGCGCCGGCGGGCGGCGGCGCCGTCCGCGGTACGAGCTCCTCGGCTGCGGTCTGCACGGGCACCATCTGGTCGGTACCGACGCCGCCCGCGTACGGCCCGAGGACGCACTCCTCGTCCGCGCGTCGGCGGACGGGCTGCGCTGGCACCGCTGTCTGCGCTGCGACGCCTGGCTGCCGCTGCGGCCGCCGCGGCACCCGGCCCGGGGCGTTCCGCCGGGCCGCGCCGAGATCGCCCTTCCGCTGCGCGGCAAGCCCCTGCGGGACCGCTACGTACTACGGCTGATCGCGCTGGACCGGCTGCTGCACTTCCTGGTGCTCGGCGTGCTGGCCGTCGGGGTGCTGGTCTTCGCCGACGAGCGCGCCAGGCTGCGGGCGCCGTTCTACCGCGTCATGGACGACCTGCAGACCGGCATCGGCGGCCCCGGCGGATCGGGGCACGGCCTGCTGGGCGAGCTGAGCCGGGCTTTCGCCGTGCGATCCGCCACGCTCTGGTGGATCGGCGTGATCCTGGCCTGCTACGCGCTGCTCGAAGGCGTGGAAGCCGTCGGACTGTGGTTCACGAAGCGCTGGGCGGAGTACCTCACCTTCGTCGCCACCACGCTGCTGCTCGTGCCCGAGGTCTACGGGCTGACGGCGAGCGTCTCGCCCCTCAAGCTCCTCACCTTGGCGATCAACATCGCGGTGGTCGCCTATCTCCTCGTCGCCAAGCGGCTGTTCGGCCTGCGCGGCGGCGGCCGCGCCGAAGCCGCCGCACGCGCCCGGGACGTCGGCTGGGAGGCCCTGGAACGCGTCCTGCCCGGACCGGCCGCCCCGGGGACCACCCGCGAGCCCTCCTGA
- a CDS encoding phage baseplate protein, with product MVTEMQGPRPGRRAVCGLGMFAAAGAVLPTRWARAAPASARKPPALSAAGRQFLAGRLRHTTVLQSFTVDERHGHLYALQLVAGGVRLAGEERAPSHAERVENGDLCLNRLTLDGSAAGHMYLKGFGHGGSIGLEESAGGVTLWTEWDANPASGYGRGVCRFRFTDGRVLEHGSDGLRTYHPVTGSTSNFPALDVTHRQLLLRYKTGGIPRFALYDLDRFRARQFLPLADFPQPGADLDLPFQGMAVYGDYAYQLLGSAYGTGNPASSGGNTRLYRIGLRTGRVVWQQVERTAPGLSPREPEGLAVLRSGGTPRLCLGFVEGPAGSRTFRLYDKALS from the coding sequence ATGGTCACAGAAATGCAGGGGCCGAGACCGGGACGCCGGGCCGTGTGCGGGCTCGGGATGTTCGCGGCGGCCGGTGCCGTGCTGCCGACGCGGTGGGCGCGGGCGGCCCCCGCCTCGGCCCGGAAGCCGCCCGCGCTGTCCGCCGCGGGCCGGCAGTTCCTCGCCGGGCGGCTGCGGCACACCACGGTGCTGCAGTCCTTCACCGTCGACGAACGGCACGGTCACCTCTACGCGCTGCAGCTGGTGGCGGGCGGGGTCCGGCTGGCGGGCGAGGAGCGGGCGCCGTCCCATGCGGAACGCGTCGAGAACGGTGATCTGTGCCTGAACCGGCTCACCCTCGACGGCTCCGCGGCCGGCCACATGTACCTGAAGGGCTTCGGTCACGGCGGCTCGATCGGGCTGGAGGAGTCCGCGGGCGGAGTCACCCTGTGGACGGAGTGGGACGCCAACCCGGCGTCCGGCTACGGGCGGGGCGTGTGCCGCTTCCGCTTCACGGACGGCCGGGTACTGGAACACGGCAGCGACGGACTCCGCACCTACCACCCCGTCACCGGCTCCACCAGCAACTTCCCTGCCCTCGATGTGACGCACCGACAACTGCTGCTGCGGTACAAGACGGGCGGCATACCGAGGTTCGCCCTGTACGACCTCGACCGGTTCCGGGCCCGGCAGTTCCTCCCGCTGGCCGACTTCCCCCAGCCGGGTGCCGACCTCGACCTGCCCTTCCAGGGCATGGCCGTCTACGGCGACTACGCCTACCAACTCCTGGGCAGCGCCTACGGAACGGGCAATCCGGCGTCCTCGGGCGGCAACACCCGGCTCTACCGCATCGGCCTGCGGACCGGGCGGGTGGTGTGGCAGCAGGTGGAGCGGACGGCTCCGGGGCTGTCCCCGCGCGAGCCGGAGGGCCTGGCCGTGCTGCGGAGCGGTGGCACGCCGCGGCTGTGCCTGGGGTTCGTCGAGGGCCCCGCGGGAAGTCGCACTTTCCGCCTGTACGACAAGGCGCTCAGCTGA
- a CDS encoding PP2C family protein-serine/threonine phosphatase, which yields MVIALAALVDVLTPRAVSSAPLLAVAPVAAVSLLTPWGIVGIGVAAMAVQTGLAFVDGTYNWQGDAAVQITLAAVTVLAVGLNRSLRSQHVSANRARYAAEVAQRAVLPTPPSRLGDLRIAARYVPAEDMALIGGDLYVMQETPYGVRAMVGDVRGKGLSAVTAVSVDIGVFRYAADHEADLPALVDCMEEALLRESQRREGLDATEGFTTALIVEFSDDLSQVRIVNRGHPAPLLLYTDGRARALAPAEEAPPLGIASLGSWTSPVETHTFPPGAMLLCFTDGVTEARDPTGAFYDPAERVPRMTQSYMRQTGHFPDPSTVLDLLAHDVSRHSGGAPQDDQALLALHRPLPVQDLLARRL from the coding sequence GTGGTGATTGCTCTGGCGGCGTTGGTGGATGTGCTGACGCCTCGCGCGGTCTCCTCCGCCCCCCTGCTGGCCGTGGCGCCGGTGGCAGCCGTCTCGCTGCTCACCCCGTGGGGCATCGTCGGCATCGGCGTGGCGGCGATGGCGGTGCAGACGGGCCTGGCCTTCGTCGACGGAACCTACAACTGGCAGGGCGACGCAGCCGTCCAGATCACCTTGGCCGCCGTCACCGTGCTGGCCGTCGGCCTGAACCGGTCCCTGCGCTCCCAGCACGTGAGCGCGAACCGGGCACGCTACGCCGCGGAGGTGGCCCAGCGTGCCGTGCTGCCCACGCCCCCGAGCCGGCTGGGGGACCTGCGGATCGCCGCCCGCTATGTGCCGGCCGAGGACATGGCGCTGATCGGCGGCGACCTCTACGTAATGCAGGAGACGCCGTACGGGGTGCGCGCCATGGTCGGCGACGTGCGGGGCAAGGGCCTGTCCGCCGTCACGGCGGTCAGTGTCGACATCGGGGTCTTCCGCTACGCGGCCGACCACGAAGCCGATCTGCCCGCCCTGGTGGACTGCATGGAGGAGGCCCTGTTGCGCGAGAGCCAGCGCCGGGAGGGCCTGGACGCGACCGAGGGATTCACCACGGCCCTGATCGTCGAGTTCTCCGACGACCTGAGCCAGGTCCGGATCGTCAACCGCGGCCACCCCGCCCCCCTGCTGCTCTATACGGACGGCAGGGCGCGCGCACTGGCTCCGGCGGAGGAAGCGCCGCCGCTGGGCATCGCCTCCCTGGGGTCCTGGACCTCGCCCGTGGAGACGCACACCTTTCCGCCCGGGGCGATGCTGCTGTGCTTCACCGACGGTGTCACCGAGGCCCGTGACCCCACCGGCGCCTTCTACGACCCCGCCGAGCGCGTCCCCCGCATGACGCAGTCCTATATGCGCCAGACCGGCCACTTCCCTGACCCCTCGACGGTCCTCGACCTGCTGGCCCACGACGTCAGCCGCCACAGCGGCGGCGCCCCCCAGGACGACCAGGCCCTCCTCGCGCTCCACCGCCCCCTGCCGGTACAGGACCTCCTGGCCCGGCGGCTTTGA
- a CDS encoding DUF899 family protein produces MVTNQAATSVVVAQEAAMHHTHPTEEPAAYVDAREELRQAEIELMRQRERVAGLRRRLPLGPAVDDYAFEEGPADLEAGDAPATTVRLSDLFTRPGRDLVVYHFMYGKRQTEACPMCTMWIDGFNGVARHLAQNVDFVIVAAAGLPTLRAHARSRQWTNLRLLSAGSSTFKYDFGSEDAEGNQDSTVSVFTRDDNGPVRHFYSVHPQLSDDIDQRGIDLLSPVWHVLDLTRHGRGEWFPSLGY; encoded by the coding sequence ATGGTGACAAACCAGGCAGCTACGTCGGTCGTCGTCGCGCAGGAGGCAGCGATGCATCACACCCACCCCACCGAGGAGCCGGCCGCATACGTCGACGCCCGGGAGGAGCTGCGACAGGCCGAGATCGAGCTGATGCGTCAGCGCGAGCGCGTCGCCGGCCTGCGCCGTCGGCTGCCCCTGGGACCCGCCGTCGACGACTACGCGTTCGAGGAAGGCCCGGCCGATCTGGAGGCCGGTGACGCGCCGGCCACCACCGTGCGGCTGAGCGACCTGTTCACCCGGCCCGGACGCGACCTGGTCGTCTACCACTTCATGTACGGCAAGCGGCAGACCGAGGCATGCCCCATGTGCACGATGTGGATCGACGGCTTCAACGGAGTCGCGCGTCACCTCGCCCAGAACGTCGACTTCGTGATCGTCGCCGCGGCCGGCCTGCCGACGCTCCGCGCACACGCCCGAAGCCGGCAGTGGACCAACCTGCGCCTTCTCAGCGCGGGTTCCAGCACCTTCAAGTACGACTTCGGCAGCGAGGACGCCGAGGGCAACCAGGACTCGACGGTCTCGGTGTTCACCCGCGACGACAACGGGCCGGTGCGCCACTTCTACTCGGTCCACCCGCAGTTGTCCGACGACATCGACCAGCGGGGCATCGACCTGCTCAGCCCCGTGTGGCACGTCCTCGACCTCACGCGGCACGGCCGGGGCGAGTGGTTCCCCTCCCTCGGCTACTAG
- a CDS encoding MarR family winged helix-turn-helix transcriptional regulator, with protein sequence MDNEVGHEIADALGILLRRTTRTQLHQQLTEGMGEAVDELTYPVLSALARTGPRSAADLAPDVGVDRSGVTRRASRLEAAGIVRREPDPADRRAHLLVLTEEGQRAVAELRSRLAAHIMASLSSWPAGEAEAFARRLRRFTVDGPFG encoded by the coding sequence GTGGACAACGAAGTAGGACATGAGATCGCCGACGCGCTGGGCATCCTGCTCAGGCGCACCACGCGCACCCAGCTGCACCAGCAGCTCACCGAGGGCATGGGGGAGGCGGTGGACGAACTGACCTACCCGGTACTCAGCGCACTGGCCCGGACCGGGCCCCGCAGCGCGGCCGACCTGGCTCCCGACGTGGGAGTCGACCGCTCCGGCGTCACCCGCCGCGCCTCACGGCTGGAGGCCGCCGGCATCGTCCGGCGCGAGCCCGACCCCGCCGACCGGCGCGCACACCTGCTGGTGCTCACCGAAGAGGGGCAACGCGCGGTGGCCGAACTGCGGTCGCGGCTGGCCGCCCACATCATGGCGAGCCTGTCCTCATGGCCGGCCGGCGAGGCCGAGGCGTTCGCCCGCCGGCTGCGCCGCTTCACGGTCGACGGCCCGTTCGGCTGA
- a CDS encoding LysR family transcriptional regulator — protein MDTEAVRSFVRAAELGQLQHAADELGVTQQAVSKRIAALERTLAVRLFTRTARGVELTLDGQAFLPHARNIVTSVDRALTAIRPGSRALRIDVLGLRTAQAVILHDYWRSHPETDLDVVTLKVNDPRVAVAAVRAGDVDASFRSVTGPAALPREVRMIHAFDSPLELLAGPRHPLASARTLSPSQLRGHRIWVPGIAPLSEWAEFYDQLAAEFGLRIDAAGPHFGDEVLLDVLADSADVATLVGSRDRYLWPTNHDLRRIPIVNPTLAYPLSLILPRANPHPGLRAVIGHFGSLAPLPGAVWRPSWATTPGPGPVPGS, from the coding sequence ATGGATACCGAGGCGGTGCGGTCGTTCGTCCGCGCGGCCGAACTCGGGCAGCTGCAGCACGCGGCCGACGAGCTCGGCGTCACCCAGCAGGCCGTGTCGAAGCGCATCGCCGCCCTTGAGCGCACACTCGCCGTCCGGCTGTTCACCCGCACCGCCCGAGGGGTCGAGCTGACCCTCGACGGCCAGGCGTTCCTCCCGCACGCCCGGAACATCGTCACGAGCGTCGATCGTGCCCTCACCGCGATCAGGCCCGGCTCGCGGGCCCTTCGGATCGACGTCCTCGGCCTGCGCACCGCGCAGGCCGTCATCCTGCACGACTACTGGCGGTCGCATCCCGAGACCGACCTCGACGTGGTGACCCTCAAGGTCAACGACCCGCGCGTGGCGGTCGCCGCCGTCCGGGCGGGCGACGTCGACGCCTCGTTCCGCTCGGTCACCGGCCCGGCCGCGCTGCCGCGCGAGGTGCGGATGATCCACGCCTTCGACTCGCCGCTGGAACTCCTCGCCGGCCCGAGGCATCCGCTGGCCTCCGCGCGCACACTGAGCCCGTCCCAGCTGCGTGGGCACCGGATCTGGGTGCCGGGTATCGCCCCGCTCAGCGAATGGGCGGAGTTCTACGATCAGCTCGCCGCCGAATTCGGCCTCCGTATCGACGCCGCGGGCCCGCACTTCGGCGACGAGGTGCTCCTCGACGTCCTCGCGGACTCCGCGGACGTGGCCACGCTCGTCGGCTCGCGCGACCGGTACCTCTGGCCGACGAACCACGACCTGCGCCGCATCCCGATCGTGAACCCGACGCTCGCGTACCCGCTCTCGCTCATCCTGCCCCGGGCGAATCCGCATCCGGGACTCCGCGCGGTCATCGGCCACTTCGGAAGTCTGGCGCCCCTCCCCGGGGCGGTCTGGCGCCCGTCCTGGGCGACGACGCCGGGGCCGGGGCCGGTTCCGGGGAGCTGA